One segment of Danio aesculapii chromosome 3, fDanAes4.1, whole genome shotgun sequence DNA contains the following:
- the nr5a5 gene encoding nuclear receptor subfamily 5, group A, member 5 isoform X2, producing MNISNYPLDPPQPSSLQAAEYTQDLASQEGPSTSVRADRMRGGRNKFGPLYRRDRQLKQQRGTYHQPNIAPYRVKIEGPQQLVPALPHDFHVLNPSPASLGTDHYHPTQSFHPSMSQSEFPMLLDCTMPRDRTFSDPSLPFHTLCYPGIHGYPPDKREIPFNYSPASVTPPGPMSPTVLSTPAPTLTPASTPSSTPTPSQSLTPTSTPAPSSCFLNQLLQAEPDEKQLCMRVLASLQREQACRGKHDRLNTFSIMCKMADQTLFGLVEWARNCALFKELKVDDQMVLLQSCWSELLVLDHLCRQVAYGRDGSICLITGQQIEASTILSQAGVTLSSLVSRAQDLVSKLRSLQLDREEFVCLKYLVLFNPDVKSVQNRRQVEQTQERVNKALMDHTMQTHPGHSDKFGQLLLRLPEVRSISLQVEEYLYQRHLLGDLPCNSLLTEMLHAKHT from the exons ATGAACATCTCAAACTATCCCCTGGATCCCCCCCAGCCCTCGTCTCTTCAGGCGGCCGAATATACACAAGATCTTGCGTCACAAGAGGGACCGTCAACAT CTGTACGTGCAGACAGGATGAGAGGTGGGAGAAACAAGTTTGGACCTTTATACCGACGGGACAGGCAACTGAAACAGCAAAGAGGGACCTATCACCAGCCAAACATTGCCCCCTACAGAGTCAAAATTGAGGGACCACAACAATTGGTTCCTGCTTTGCCTCATGATTTTCATGTCCTCAACCCTTCACCTGCTTCTCTTGGCACTGACCATTACCACCCAACCCAGTCTTTTCACCCCAGTATGAGCCAGTCTGAATTTCCAATGCTGTTGGACTGCACCATGCCCAGAGACCGGACATTTTCAGATCCATCCCTACCTTTTCACACACTGTGCTATCCAGGCATCCACGGATACCCTCCTGACAAAAGAGAGATTCCTTTCAACTACAGCCCTGCTTCTGTGACACCTCCTGGTCCAATGTCTCCTACAGTTCTTTCCACACCTGCACCTACACTCACGCCAGCCTCAACTCCAAGTTCCACCCCAACTCCATCACAGAGCTTGACCCCAACCTCAACCCCAGCCCCTAGTTCATGTTTCCTAAACCAGCTCCTGCAAGCCGAGCCAGATGAGAAGCAACTCTGCATGCGGGTGTTAGCAAGCCTCCAGAGAGAGCAGGCCTGCAGAGGAAAACATGACCGCCTCAACACCTTCAGCATCATGTGCAAAATGGCTGACCAGACTTTGTTCGGGTTGGTGGAGTGGGCAAGGAACTGCGCGTTATTTAAGGAGCTTAAG GTGGATGATCAAATGGTGTTACTACAGAGCTGCTGGAGTGAGCTTCTTGTCCTGGATCACTTGTGCAGGCAAGTGGCTTATGGAAGAGATGGCAGCATATGTCTGATTACAGGACAACAG ATTGAAGCATCAACCATCCTCAGTCAGGCTGGAGTAACCCTCAGTAGTCTGGTGTCTAGAGCCCAGGACCTTGTCTCCAAGCTTAGATCACTACAGCTGGACAGAGAGGAGTTTGTGTGTCTAAAATATCTGGTTCTCTTCAATCCAG ATGTTAAATCAGTACAGAACCGAAGGCAGGTAGAACAAACACAAGAGCGTGTAAACAAGGCTTTGATGGACCACACTATGCAAACCCACCCAGGTCATTCTGACAAGTTCGGACAGCTGCTGCTCCGTCTGCCAGAGGTGCGCAGCATCAGCCTGCAGGTGGAGGAATACCTGTATCAGCGCCATCTGCTAGGAGATCTTCCCTGCAACTCACTGCTGACTGAAATGCTTCATGCcaagcacacatga
- the soul5 gene encoding heme-binding protein 2 — protein sequence MNCLIGVVVLLIAVTVDGRIGDSTSESSYCSETKECLLFDLVCAGSDYEVRHYDAAKWVTTEAESYVMEVAVSRAFRKLFKYITGENEAGAKIDMTAPVTIKVNGSSNMWQSSVYVLSFLLPSNYQSKPPRPTDPSVYFTDSPDMNVYVKSFGGWMFSVVSKYQTQSLKTALDNAQATYETEYHYNVGYNSPMKIMNRHNEVWFIVKGEPVCPKSE from the exons AT GAATTGCTTGATAGGGGTGGTCGTGCTGCTCATTGCAGTGACTGTAGATGGAAGAATTGG AGACTCCACTAGTGAATCCAGTTACTGCTCCGAGACAAAAGAGTGCTTGCTGTTTGACTTGGTTTGTGCGGGAAGTGATTATGAG GTACGTCACTATGATGCTGCCAAGTGGGTGACCACAGAAGCTGAATCTTATGTCATGGAAGTTGCGGTTTCAAGAGCATTCAGGAAACTTTTTAAGTACATCACCGGAGAAAACGAAGCTG GTGCTAAGATTGACATGACTGCACCAGTCACCATTAAAGTCAACGGGAGCTCGAACATGTGGCAGTCGTCAGTCTATGTGCTCAGCTTCCTCCTCCCCTCCAACTACCAGAGCAAACCACCCAGGCCGACTGATCCATCT GTATACTTTACAGACAGTCCAGATATGAATGTGTATGTCAAAAGCTTCGGCGGCTGGATGTTTTCAGTCGTGTCCAAATATCAGACTCAGAGTCTGAAAACGGCACTGGACAATGCACAGGCTACATATGAGACAGAATACCACTATAATGTGGGCtataacag CCCAATGAAGATTATGAACAGGCACAATGAAGTGTGGTTTATTGTGAAGGGTGAGCCTGTGTGTCCTAAGAGTGAATAA
- the nr5a5 gene encoding nuclear receptor subfamily 5, group A, member 5 isoform X1: MNISNYPLDPPQPSSLQAAEYTQDLASQEGPSTSQELKPDPESTATQEEGCPVCGDRVSGYHYGLLTCESCKGFFKRSVQNNKRYTCAEAQNCPMDPAQRKRCPYCRFQKCLAVGMKKEAVRADRMRGGRNKFGPLYRRDRQLKQQRGTYHQPNIAPYRVKIEGPQQLVPALPHDFHVLNPSPASLGTDHYHPTQSFHPSMSQSEFPMLLDCTMPRDRTFSDPSLPFHTLCYPGIHGYPPDKREIPFNYSPASVTPPGPMSPTVLSTPAPTLTPASTPSSTPTPSQSLTPTSTPAPSSCFLNQLLQAEPDEKQLCMRVLASLQREQACRGKHDRLNTFSIMCKMADQTLFGLVEWARNCALFKELKVDDQMVLLQSCWSELLVLDHLCRQVAYGRDGSICLITGQQIEASTILSQAGVTLSSLVSRAQDLVSKLRSLQLDREEFVCLKYLVLFNPDVKSVQNRRQVEQTQERVNKALMDHTMQTHPGHSDKFGQLLLRLPEVRSISLQVEEYLYQRHLLGDLPCNSLLTEMLHAKHT; this comes from the exons ATGAACATCTCAAACTATCCCCTGGATCCCCCCCAGCCCTCGTCTCTTCAGGCGGCCGAATATACACAAGATCTTGCGTCACAAGAGGGACCGTCAACAT CTCAGGAGTTAAAGCCAGACCCAGAGAGTACTGCGACTCAAGAAGAGGGCTGTCCTGTGTGTGGCGACAGGGTGTCCGGATATCACTATGGTCTACTTACTTGTGAGAGTTGCAAG GGCTTCTTTAAGCGCTCTGTGCAGAACAACAAGCGCTATACATGTGCAGAGGCACAGAACTGCCCCATGGACCCGGCACAAAGGAAGCGATGCCCTTATTGCCGCTTTCAGAAATGTCTAGCTGTCGGCATGAAGAAAGAAG CTGTACGTGCAGACAGGATGAGAGGTGGGAGAAACAAGTTTGGACCTTTATACCGACGGGACAGGCAACTGAAACAGCAAAGAGGGACCTATCACCAGCCAAACATTGCCCCCTACAGAGTCAAAATTGAGGGACCACAACAATTGGTTCCTGCTTTGCCTCATGATTTTCATGTCCTCAACCCTTCACCTGCTTCTCTTGGCACTGACCATTACCACCCAACCCAGTCTTTTCACCCCAGTATGAGCCAGTCTGAATTTCCAATGCTGTTGGACTGCACCATGCCCAGAGACCGGACATTTTCAGATCCATCCCTACCTTTTCACACACTGTGCTATCCAGGCATCCACGGATACCCTCCTGACAAAAGAGAGATTCCTTTCAACTACAGCCCTGCTTCTGTGACACCTCCTGGTCCAATGTCTCCTACAGTTCTTTCCACACCTGCACCTACACTCACGCCAGCCTCAACTCCAAGTTCCACCCCAACTCCATCACAGAGCTTGACCCCAACCTCAACCCCAGCCCCTAGTTCATGTTTCCTAAACCAGCTCCTGCAAGCCGAGCCAGATGAGAAGCAACTCTGCATGCGGGTGTTAGCAAGCCTCCAGAGAGAGCAGGCCTGCAGAGGAAAACATGACCGCCTCAACACCTTCAGCATCATGTGCAAAATGGCTGACCAGACTTTGTTCGGGTTGGTGGAGTGGGCAAGGAACTGCGCGTTATTTAAGGAGCTTAAG GTGGATGATCAAATGGTGTTACTACAGAGCTGCTGGAGTGAGCTTCTTGTCCTGGATCACTTGTGCAGGCAAGTGGCTTATGGAAGAGATGGCAGCATATGTCTGATTACAGGACAACAG ATTGAAGCATCAACCATCCTCAGTCAGGCTGGAGTAACCCTCAGTAGTCTGGTGTCTAGAGCCCAGGACCTTGTCTCCAAGCTTAGATCACTACAGCTGGACAGAGAGGAGTTTGTGTGTCTAAAATATCTGGTTCTCTTCAATCCAG ATGTTAAATCAGTACAGAACCGAAGGCAGGTAGAACAAACACAAGAGCGTGTAAACAAGGCTTTGATGGACCACACTATGCAAACCCACCCAGGTCATTCTGACAAGTTCGGACAGCTGCTGCTCCGTCTGCCAGAGGTGCGCAGCATCAGCCTGCAGGTGGAGGAATACCTGTATCAGCGCCATCTGCTAGGAGATCTTCCCTGCAACTCACTGCTGACTGAAATGCTTCATGCcaagcacacatga